The following are from one region of the Granulicella aggregans genome:
- a CDS encoding L-dopachrome tautomerase-related protein codes for MKRSVVLKSVAFVISALLVFLVVIKFKYGSGKNYPDLGANLPTESFVLEKLIQLDYPPGNLAVAANGDVYFNYHPNAKADRFSPATVFKWSNGKAEPFPSLEAQKDFQGTFGMTIDKQNRIWFIEPASLDFKHTLVSAFALDTKKRLEFFEFPEGQAKFAEDIRVTSDGKYVVLPNPGLFSFTPSSLVVYSVLNHTFTSIQSDHPCMRPEDWIIQTPYGPDRLLGGLLSFAVGIDGIEISDDQKWLYIASMTNSRLCRVPMSVVLNPATTTASFNQNIEDVGQKPMSDGITIDHDGRVLMTDVEHGSIMAFNPATHELSKLGGSKDIVWPDGIVVGANGDVYFTDSSIPSYLDELVRPPTESKLAEHRPYSIYRLKKSGT; via the coding sequence ATGAAAAGATCGGTCGTTCTAAAGAGCGTGGCATTCGTAATCTCGGCCTTACTTGTGTTTCTGGTCGTTATTAAGTTCAAGTATGGAAGCGGGAAAAATTACCCAGATCTTGGAGCCAATCTACCAACAGAGTCGTTTGTCCTGGAAAAGCTGATTCAACTGGACTATCCGCCCGGAAACCTCGCCGTTGCGGCGAATGGCGATGTCTATTTCAACTACCATCCGAACGCAAAAGCAGATCGTTTTTCGCCGGCAACCGTCTTTAAGTGGTCCAACGGCAAAGCGGAGCCTTTCCCCTCGCTCGAGGCACAGAAGGACTTTCAAGGCACGTTTGGAATGACGATCGATAAGCAAAATCGAATCTGGTTTATCGAACCGGCGAGTCTTGACTTCAAACACACGCTCGTCTCGGCGTTCGCTTTGGACACCAAGAAGCGATTGGAGTTCTTTGAGTTTCCTGAAGGACAAGCGAAGTTTGCGGAAGACATCCGAGTCACGTCCGATGGCAAATACGTGGTTCTGCCCAATCCTGGGCTCTTCAGTTTCACCCCTTCAAGTCTCGTCGTCTACTCCGTCTTGAACCATACGTTTACTTCGATCCAATCGGATCATCCGTGCATGAGGCCCGAGGACTGGATCATTCAAACGCCCTATGGCCCCGACCGATTGCTTGGGGGACTTCTTAGCTTCGCCGTCGGGATCGACGGCATTGAGATCAGCGACGATCAGAAGTGGCTCTACATTGCTTCGATGACCAACTCCCGGCTTTGTCGCGTGCCGATGTCCGTCGTGTTGAACCCGGCAACGACAACCGCATCTTTCAATCAGAACATTGAAGATGTTGGGCAAAAGCCAATGAGTGATGGCATTACGATCGACCACGACGGGCGCGTCCTCATGACCGACGTGGAACACGGATCGATCATGGCGTTCAATCCGGCCACTCATGAGTTATCGAAGCTCGGAGGCTCAAAGGACATCGTTTGGCCAGACGGAATCGTCGTTGGTGCCAACGGGGATGTCTACTTCACCGATAGCTCAATCCCGTCCTACCTAGATGAGC
- a CDS encoding TetR/AcrR family transcriptional regulator: MDLAKRDKILAAALDVFVRYGYKRVTMNDIAEAAGISRPALYLVFESKEDIFKGVYEHWVKGTLNEIEARIGQLKTPEEKLRAAFELWTVLPFERMRTSSEVAELLECTFGFAQDSVDQGYRSFEKIIVPVLKSHSKFQSSKPKVSAEKTAHVLSGAVRGFKIIAKDISEIRSLIKDLLILLLDE, encoded by the coding sequence ATGGATCTTGCAAAGAGAGACAAAATCCTCGCGGCCGCTCTCGATGTTTTTGTTCGTTACGGATACAAGCGAGTAACGATGAACGACATCGCCGAAGCTGCCGGTATCTCAAGGCCCGCGCTCTATCTGGTCTTCGAGAGTAAGGAAGACATATTTAAGGGCGTGTACGAGCATTGGGTCAAGGGGACCCTGAATGAGATTGAAGCTAGGATCGGTCAACTCAAGACACCCGAGGAAAAGCTTCGGGCCGCTTTTGAGTTATGGACGGTTCTACCATTTGAACGGATGCGAACCTCCAGTGAAGTGGCAGAACTCCTGGAATGCACCTTTGGATTCGCTCAAGATTCTGTCGATCAGGGCTATCGATCGTTTGAGAAGATTATCGTCCCCGTCCTCAAATCACACTCCAAATTCCAGAGTTCCAAACCAAAAGTCTCCGCTGAAAAGACGGCGCATGTTCTTTCAGGTGCTGTTCGTGGCTTCAAAATCATCGCGAAGGATATTTCCGAAATCCGTTCGCTGATCAAGGATCTTCTCATTCTCTTGTTGGATGAGTAG
- a CDS encoding oxidoreductase, whose protein sequence is MAKIILITGASSGIGEEAVKRLMTAGYTVYAGARRLDRMKSLADAGAHVLALDLTDDASMAAAVDTVMQEAGCIDVLINNAGYGSYGALEDVPLEEARRQFDVNLFGLARLTQLVLPAMRAQRSGRIINVSSIGGKFGEPFGTWYHATKFALEGLSDSLRMELYPFGIDVVVIQPGATHSEWSQIAHESLLKYSSDGPYAKGATAHANMMEEGHKGSVPAQPSVVANTIVQAVQASKPKTRYVTGGLARTMLFMRRVLSDRGFDALFRMIGRQMAKSKA, encoded by the coding sequence TTGGCTAAAATCATTCTCATCACGGGCGCGTCATCGGGCATCGGCGAGGAAGCCGTCAAGCGCCTTATGACGGCGGGATACACGGTGTATGCGGGGGCGCGCCGACTTGACCGGATGAAATCCTTGGCCGATGCGGGTGCGCATGTATTGGCTTTGGATCTTACCGATGATGCCTCAATGGCCGCTGCTGTAGACACTGTCATGCAAGAAGCGGGATGCATTGATGTGTTGATTAACAACGCGGGCTACGGTTCCTATGGGGCGCTTGAAGATGTGCCGCTGGAGGAGGCCCGAAGGCAATTTGATGTCAATCTATTCGGCCTCGCCCGCCTCACCCAACTTGTACTGCCAGCGATGCGGGCGCAACGTTCCGGGCGGATCATCAATGTATCTTCCATCGGCGGGAAGTTCGGCGAACCCTTTGGCACCTGGTACCACGCTACCAAATTTGCGTTGGAAGGGCTGAGCGACTCTCTGCGGATGGAACTCTATCCGTTCGGTATCGATGTCGTCGTTATTCAGCCCGGAGCGACCCATAGCGAATGGTCCCAGATAGCACACGAGAGCCTCCTGAAGTATTCCAGTGACGGCCCCTATGCCAAGGGCGCCACCGCGCACGCGAACATGATGGAGGAAGGCCATAAAGGGTCAGTTCCTGCTCAGCCCAGTGTTGTCGCCAACACCATCGTTCAAGCGGTTCAGGCGAGCAAACCCAAGACCCGCTATGTGACCGGCGGGTTGGCACGGACAATGTTGTTCATGCGCCGCGTTCTTTCCGACCGCGGCTTCGACGCTTTGTTCCGGATGATTGGACGCCAAATGGCGAAATCCAAAGCGTAA